The DNA sequence GAGGATCGTCGCCAGCGAGCTTGTGGCGGCGTGGACGACGCCCACCCGGCGCGCCGCCCCGTCGGTGCCCTGCCACTCGACGAACCCGGACAGCAGCGTTGGCGCCGCGGCGAGCAGGCCCAAGCCCACGAGCCGGCGCGCTGCAGGCGACGATCCAGGCGGTCCCAACAGGTCGAGGAACGACGCGGCCATCCACGGACCGTTCGTGAAGTCCGTGAGGAGCGGGTGCAGCGCGTGGCCGAGCCACCCTCCGCGCAGACCCGCACTGATCGGTCGCGAGCGGGTGAGGGGCGCGACCGCGGCCGTGGTGGCTTCGGCGAGGGGGTCCAGACCTGGCGCGTCGGCCGCCTGGCGGAGCATCCGCTGGCCGATCAGCACCGGGGCTGGCAGCGGGTTCTCAGTCGACCGCAAGTGCGCCCCCTGTTCGGGCTTCTCCAGCCTTACAGTTTGTCTGCCCGATCCGGCGCCTGGCGGCCGCCCGAGCACTTGCCGCGGTGAAGAACCCCCATCATCTGCTGGTGTTGGTCCGACCCCAACCGGGCTCCCTACGTCGCAGGGCAGGTCCGTTCCGCGACCGGACCGCGGGCGAACGCACCCGTCGCGGGCCCCGATGACGACGTCAGGCGCCTGGAGGCCTGTAGGTCGGAGACTTCTTGGCGGCCTCGTCGACCTCTTCCGGGGTCAGCAGGACGATGGTCGCGCCCCGCACGGCGCCGGACGCCGCCGACAGAAGGGCTCCCGCCGCAGCAGAGATGTTGTCGGGGGCCTCGAAGACGACGTAGAGGTCGTCCTCACCGAAGGCGTAGTAGAAGGCCTCGAGCTTCCCGTTCAACGCCTCCACGAGCTGTTCGACCGCAGCTTTGCGCGCGGTTCCACCTTCCTCGAGGAGTCCCTTCAGACCTTCGGTCGTGTACGAACCCCGCCACAGGTACCGAGGCATCGCGATTCCTTCGGCCGGGCACCTCGCGCAAGTGCCGGCTCGCCGGACGATACGCCGCGGTCGGACATGCTGTCCAGCCCCGCGTCGGCGATGAACACCTGGCACGCGCGACCAGGCGCCGTCGAACAGCCATGGTCGCCGAGCGACGCTTAGGGACATCGCATCGTTCTTCCAGCGAATGTCGCGTCGACGGCAGCAAAATATTTTCTGAAGGCCCCATCCGCGGTCGACGAGAAGGTCCGTGCGGGATCTCCCAGCGGCCCACCCGGTAAAACGTGTCGAACTCCCTGGACGGCGGACGAGGCCGCCGACGGCAAGACGATCTCCGACAGGATCGGAGCAAGCCGTTCGTGTGGACACTTCCGGCAACCGTCTGGGTTCTCGCTGACCGAGGCCCTTGGCATCCGATGGGACCGTGCCCACCGAACCCGTCGACGACCGAAGGGGCACGTGCGCTGGCTCCAGCGCGTCAGCCGCTCAGGCGCTGCCGTAGCTGGTCGCCGGTGAGCATGCCGTCCCGCGCGCCCTCGACCTCCACGGACAAGGCGGCCGCCCCGACGCCGAGCCGGACAGCCTCGAGCAGTGGCCGCTGCTCAGCCAGGGCGGCGGCGAACACCCCGTTGAAGGTGTCACCCGCCCCGGTCGTGTCGCGCGCCACCACATCGGGTGGGCTGATCGTCGTGACCTCGTCCTCGGCCACGACCAGCGCCCCGTCCGCGCCCAACGTCACGACGACCGGGGCGCCCGTCACCTCCTGCGCCAGTCGCCGCGCCGCGGCCTGCGGTTCGCCTTCACCGGCGATCACTCCGAGCTCACCGCGGTTCGGGGTCACGATGGCCCCGGACCCGCGGAAGGCGTCCGCCAGTTGTCGGCCGGGAGCGGGGTTGACCATGACCTGCCAGCCCGCGGATCGGCCCGCTTGCAGCGTCCGCACGACGGCGGCATCGGGGACCTCGAACACCGTGAGGATCACGCCGGGCGCGGGCAGCGCTTCCAGCAGGTCGTCGAGGTCGCTGGCCTCGACCCGCAGGTTCGCGCCGGATGCGACCGCGATCTGGTTGTCGCCCTCGCGGTCCACCATCACCAGCGCGACGCCGGTGGTGGCGTCCGGGAGCCGGGCCACCCGCTGCGTCGAGACCCCGTCGGCGGCGAGTGCCGCGACGGCACCCTCACCGAGGTCGTCGTCACCGACGGCTCCCAACAGGTGCACGTCCGCCCCGTAGCGCGCCGCGGCCACGGCCTGGTTGGCGCCCTTGCCACCCCAGTGGCGCGCGAAGCGGCCGCCCGCGACGGTCTCACCGGGCCGCGGAAGGTGTTGGGTGACCACGACGAAGTCGACGTTGATCGAGCCGACGACGACGACGCTACCCATAGCTGCGCACCGTCTCGACGAACAGGTCGAAGAACCGGGCGACGTCGAGTCGGAGGCCGACCTCCGCGTTCGGCGGCGGATACCTCCCCGGCCCGACCCCCGCATCGGGGAGCCTGCTGGTCGCCTCGGCGGTGTCGGCGGCCTGAACCGGCTGACGACGCGTTCCCTCGGCCCCATCCGCAACCGGTCGCGTGTCGCACACGGTCATGCCGCGCGTCAGCTCACCGCGCAGCTCCACGTCGACGTGCATCCGCCGGGCTTCGAGCAAGCCTGGGTCGATCACCCAGGCGACCGCGCACGGGTCGTGGAGGGGTGCTCCTGCCAGTCCCGTCCGGGCGCTGGATCTGGCGCTGTAGAAGCTCAGCAGGTCGACGCAGACCTCGCCCACCCGCGTCCCCGTGGCGCGCAGGCGGTCGAGTTGTTCGGGCCCCACGATGGCCTGGTGGGTGAGGTCGAGCCCAGCCATCCGGATGGGGACGCCGCTGTGAAGAACCAGCCGCGCCGCCTCCGGGTCGGCCCAGATGTTGAACTCGGCGGCCGGGGTCACGTTGCCGCCCGTGACCGCCCCGCCCATCAGGGTGATCTGCTCCAGGCGCCCCGCGAGGGCCGGCTCGAGCTGCAGGGCGGCGGCGACGTTGGTCAGCGGCCCGGTCGCCACGAGCGTGAGCGGCTCATGCTCGACGGCGGCCTCGCGGAGGAAGTCGACGGCGTGTCGCGGCTGAGGTTCGATGACCGGCTCAGGTAACTGGGCCCCGTCCAGGCCCGTCTCCCCATGGACCTCGGGTGCATGACGGGCTTCGCCGACGAAGGGACGGGCCGCGCCCGGGTGCACCGGGATGTGCTCCAGGCCCGCCAGCGTGAGGATCTTCAGCGCGTTGCGGGTCACCTTCTCCAACGACTGGTTGCCGTGCACCGTCGTGATGCCGACCACATCGAGGTGGCGGGCGGCCAGCAGGATCGCCATGGCGTCGTCCTGGCCAGGGTCGCAGTCGAGGACGATGGCTGGCCGTCGACTCATCGCCTGGCTCCCGACCGATCGCCACCTCCGGGTGGCAAGCTTACGGGGGTCGCCGGCGGCGCGACCGCGGACCGCGACCTGGCCGTGTCAGTAGTGGTAGGGGAACGGGCTCCAGTCGGGCGGGCGCTTCTCGAGGAACGCGTCGCGCCCCTCCTGCGCCTCCTCGGTCATGTACAGCAGCCGCGTCGCTTCCCCGGCGAACAGCTGCTGGCCGACGAAGCCGTCGTCGACGAGGTTGAGCGCGAACTTCAGCATCCGCGTGGCGGTCGGCGACTTCGCACAGACCTTACGGGCCCAGGTGAGGCCGACGCGCTCGAGGTCGCCGCGCGGTACGACGGTGTTGACCATCCCCATGCGGTGGGCGTCGTGCGCGGAGTACTCGTCACCGAGGAAGAAGATCTCGCGGGCGAACTTCTGCCCGACCTGGCGGGCCAGGTAGGCGGACCCGAAGCCGCCGTCGACGCTCGCGACGTCGAGGTCGGTCTGTTTGAAGCGGGCGTCGTGGCTCGCGATCGTGAGGTCACACACGACGTGGAGGCTGTGGCCTCCGCCGGCCGCCCAGCCGGCAACGAGGCAGATCACGACCTTGGGCATGAACCGGATCAGGCGCTGCACCTCCAGGATGTGCAGGCGGCCGGTCCGAGCGGTGTCGACCGTGTCGGCGGTCTCACCTGCTGCATAGCGGTAGCCGTCCCGTCCGCGGATGCGCTGGTCACCACCGGAGCAGAACGCCCACCCGCCGTCGCGCGGCGATGGTCCGTTCCCGGTCAACAGCACGCAGCCCACCTCCGACCACTGCCGGGCGTGGTCAAGCGCCGTGTACAGCTCATCGACCGTGTGCGGGCGGAAGGCGTTGCGGACCTCCGGCCGGTCGACAGCGATGCGGACCGCGCCGACGTCGCGCGCTCGGTGGTAGGTGATGTCGGTGAACGCGAAGCCGTCGATCTCGTCCCAAGCGTGGGCGTCGAAGATCTCGGAGACCACCACCTGCTCCTCCCGCCGGTGACGCCCGAGCGTAGGGAGCCGCGCGGGGTGCGCGCTCCGCCAGCCACCACCGGCCATGCTGGACCGGACACCGCACGCCGTGACGCGTTCGACGGCGGCGTTCGGTTCGATGGCGCCACCGGACGAGGATGCAGTTGAACGCACCGGATGACCACCTGCTGCGCCGCCTGGAGCGCACCTTCGACACCGCCGAGACGCCGGAACAGCAACCGTTTGGCGCATACGCGGGGCGCTGGCTGGCAACGACGCTGCCGCCGACCGCGGACGCGGTGGTGTCCGCCGCAATCCGCGGCACCGGCATGTGGCGCGGCAAGCGCTTCCTCGACGGCCGCGGGGCGAACATCGTCGCGTCCCGTGCGGGTCCGCTGCTGTGGGCGATCACCGACCATGTCCGCACCCGCGGTGCGCAGACCGAGGCGGCACCGTTCGAGATCCGCCGCGGACCAACGACCCGGGGGGCCGGTGACGCCTGGCTGCTGGACTACGACGTGGCGTTCAACCGCTGGCCGCTGCGCCGGCTGCGCGACGAGCTCCGCGCGACCCGCGACGGGCGACTGATCGGCCGCGCGACGCTTGAACTGGTCGGGCGCCGGCCCGTGCTCGGCTACTTCCTGCTGCGGTCGGCTGATCGGTCGCGTGTCGCGCGTGCGGCACACCGCGGGTGAGGTGGGCTCAGACCCCCTCGTGGACGGCCTCCCCGCGGTGCAGCCGCAGCGCGATGTCGTAGGTCTGCCTGGTCGAGCGCACCGTCGGCCACTGCGCCGCGAGGAACCGGGCCACGCCGATCAGGACGTGTCCGGCCTCGGGGCGGCCCGCGAACCGGTGGTGCTGGCGCACGCCGGCCTCGAACATCTGGTAGTCGTGGAAGCCGGCGTCTTCGCGGAGCAGCGCGCGCCCCAGCACACGGATCAGCTCCTGGGAACGGCCGGCCGCCACCACGTCCGCGACCACCTGCCCGGCCTCGTTGACCGCACCGTGTGTGTCGAACAGCTCGAGCAGGTCGCCCGCGTCGCGGTGGACGCCCGACGGCTGGGGGATCGGCCGCTTGGGGACGTTGAGGAACCGTTCGAGGTGCACCGCCATCGCTGCGTCGAAGATCCCCCGGGCCAGGAGCGGGGACGGTGCCCGGGCCATGGCCGCGTCGACGGCGTTGGCGTAGGTGAACGTGTGGTGGACGGTGTCCCAGTCCCCGTGTTCGTTGGAGGTCGGGAAGTGCACCGGCCTGCGTGCAGCCGAGTAGGCCACGGCGGCGGCCAGCTCCTGGAGCGGAACGTCAGCGCGCAGCAGGTCCCGCATGGCGTCGAGGATCTCGGCGGGTGCATCATCGAGGATGACCTCCGCCAGCTCACGGTGACCGTCCCAGTGCTCACGCTGCTGCGGTGGCGCCTCGACGAGCCCGTCGAGCTCCTCGTACACACCCTCCAGAAGTGCGGGGACGTCAACCGGGTGACGCCACGCGGCGGTCTCCTCCATGCGGGTCGCCCCGACCAGGGCCGGGACCAGCGCAGGCAGGATCTCGTGGGCGTGCTCCCACCCGATGTGGTCCAGCAGCTCGAAAGCCTTGTTGGCGAAGTCGAGGGTGTGGCCGACATCGAGGAAGCGGTGATCGGTGCAGGCAGCGAAGATCATGTGCGCGACCGTGGCCGCAGGCAGTCCGGCACGGATCGCGGTCTTCAGCGTCCGCTCCGCGGCGCTGGCCGAGCGCAGCTCGATGAACCGGCGGAACCAGTCGGTGAGGCGTTGCGGGCTCACGTCGCTGGTCGCGAGCGCCTCCAGGTCGAAGCTGGGTGGCTCTGCAGCGGTGCTGCGGGCGACCCGCAGCACACCGTGGTAGGCGGCGCAGGCCCGATCCGCGGGGTCCAGAGCCGGCACCACGTTGGCCATGCAGGTCAGGATCGACAGGCCCGCACTCCACCCCCGGTCGCGGTTGCGGACGCCGAACAGGGCCGCGTCGCGGACGGCCTCGTCGGTCGCACCCTCTTCGGCGAGACCGATCACGCTTTTGGCGAGCACCAGGCGGATGTTGTGCTGGAGTCCCTCGCGCAGCTTGCGCAGCCGGTACGCGCGCCAGTCGCGATCCAGTGGTTCGGTGCCCACCAGGACGCGCCCGTCGCGGACCTCAACCGGGAAGGACAGCGCATCGTCGGCCCACGGGTCGAACGTGCAGCCGCTGGCCAGGTCGAAGCGTGCATGGTGCCAGTGGCAGGTCAAGGTCCCGTCGGCGACGGTGCCTCGATCGAGTGGGAATCCCATGTGCGGGCAGCGGTTGTCGAGCGCGACGACCCGTCCCGCGTCGGCCACGACCAGGACCCGGTAGCGGCCGGCGGTCGCCACGAGGTGGCCGTTGGCGTGCAGCTCCTCGACGCCGCCGACGTCGACCGTGGTGGCGGGTCGGGCAGCGTCCATGGTGGCGGGCCTGGCAGCGTCCATCGAGGCTCCCGTCCGGCGCTGCATCATCCCACCACGCGTGGTGATGTGACGCATCCTCCGAGCGGAGACCGCGCGACGGGGCCGACGCCTCGCCGCCGGCCGGCCGGGTCGCACGGGATGCCATCCCCGTCGTTGTCTGAAACCATGGTCCCATGAGTTCCGACAACGACCTTGCTGCCGTGGTCTTCGACGTGGACGGCACGCTCGTCGAGAGCGAGCGTCACGGCCACCGCGTGGCGTTCAACAGTGCGTTCGACGAGCTCGACATGCCCGACCGGTGGGACGAGGAGACCTACGGGCGGTTGCTGGAGGTGTCGGGTGGCGAACGGCGGCTACGCCACTACCTGGAGGAACAGGGCCACGCGGACGACCACGCCGCCGAGCTCGCCAGCCAGCTGCACGAGATCAAGACGCGCCGGTTCCGCGAGCTGGCCGACGGCGGTGAGATCCCCGAGCGCCCGGGCGCGACCCGCCTGTTGGACGAGCTCGCCGATGCGGGGATCCCGGTCGCCGTGGCCACCACCGGGACACGAGCGTGGGTGGAGCCGTTGCTGGACAAGCTGTTCGGTCTGGAACGCTTCGCGGTGATCCGGACCGGTACGGAGGTCGAGGACCGCAAGCCGGACCCGAAGGTCTTCGTCGAGACGGTCTCGGCGCTGGATGTGCCGCCGGAGCGCAGCGTGGCGGTGGAGGACTCCGAGAACGGGGTCGTCGCGGCCCGCGCTGCTGGCTTGCCCTGCGTGGTGATCGTCAACGACTACACCCGGGAGCAGGACTTCGAGGGCGCCGCACTCGTCGTCGACCGCTTCGGCGCACCGGGGCGGTGCGAGGTCCTGGCGGGACCGCAGGACCTCCTGGAAGACGGAGCCGTGACGCTGCGCACGCTGCGGGCGGTGGCCGCGAGCCACGGCAACCGGTGAGACGGCCGACGCGGGGCCTGATGGCAGCCACGCACGAGGAAGGACACGACGTGACGACGACCCCCCGAGACGACCGGAGGGCGCTGGTGACGGGTGGTACCGGCTTCCTCGGTAGCCACCTGGTCGCCGAGCTGCTGGCGCGCGGATGGCGCGTGCGGACCTGCGGTCGGCGAACCAGGCCCCCGGGCGTGCCGAGCGCGGCTGAGTACGTCTGCGCGGAACTCGGCAGTGACGCCCCGCTGGACCGGGTGGTCCGCGACGTCACGCACGTGTTCCACCTGGCCGGGCTGTCCAGCTCGATTGCGACCGAGGAGGAGATGCGCCGCACCAACGTGGACGGCACGCGCCAGCTGCTGGACGCCGCTGCGGGGGAGGACGTCGAGCGGGTGGTGCACGTGAGTACCTCGTCGGTGTACGGAAGCAGTGTTCAGCTGCCTCTGCCTGTCCCCGAGGATGCCGACAAGCACCCCAGCCCCGGGTACGGCCAGAGCAAGTGGGAGGCCGAGAAGATCGCGTTCGCGATCGCCGAGGATCGGGGGCTGCCGGTCGCGGTGTTGCGCCCCACCACCGTGTACGGGCCCGGTGCGGTGAAGCTCCTGGCCAGCACCATCCTCGACGCGGCTGTTGAACGTTTCGCCGGGCTGGACACGTTCGCGGTCGACAGCGACGAGATCGAGCTGCGCATGGTCCACGTCGACGACCTGGTCGGCGCCTGCCTGCACCTCGCCGAGCACCCGACGGCAGCAACCGGGGCCTACAACCTGTCCGGCAGCTACCCGACCAACCACCAGGTCGGTGAGGTGATCGCCGAGGAGCTGGGGATGAAGCTGGACGGGACCGACGATCCCGAACGGGGGCTGGCCTACGAGAAGCGCGCCGCGGTGCGCGAGCGCATGCTGGAGCGCGGCATGGTCGACGGGATCATGCTCAAGGAGAAGCGGGTCCGTTTCCTGAAGAAGTCGAACCCCAACAACCGGTTGAGCCTGGAAGCGCTGGCGGCCACCGGGTTCGAGCCGCACGTGACCGACGTCCCCGGGTCGGTCGCCTCCACCGTCCGCTGGTACCGCGACGTGCGCTGGATCATCTGAGAGGGCGCGACGCTCACCGTCGACCGCGGCCGGGTGGGCCGCTGCGTCCTGCGGCCAGCCGCGAGACTAGGACTAGGCTGCGGCGCCCGGCAGGCCGGAGCCAGCCGGTGAGCTCCCAGCCAGCCGGGGGTCGGCCGTGCCTGGTCTCACGCCGCTCGGGGGCCATGAGCTCCTGGTGCTGTGGGTTCAGTTCGTCGTCCTGCTGACCGTCGCACGGGGACTCGGCTACCTCATGCGGCTCCTGGACCAGCCGGCCGTGGTCGGCGAGCTCGGGGCGGGTCTGGTGTTGGGCCCGTCCATCCTCGGGCGCCTCGCCCCGGATGTCGCCGCGTGGCTGTTCCCGGCCAGTGAACTCCAGAGCGGGCTGATCCTGGCGCTGGCCTGGTTCGGAGCGATCCTGCTGCTGGTCACCACCGGCTTCGAGACCGACCTGGGACTGGTCCGCCGGCTGGCCCGCACGGCCGCGTTGGTCCCGATCGGCAGCCTCGTCCTGCCGCTGGCTGTCGGGGTCGCGGCCGGCGCGGTCATGCCCGTGGCGTTCTTCGGGGAGCGTGCCGACCGGACCGTGTTCGCAGCGTTCATGGGACTGGCGCTGTCGATGTCGGCGCTCCCGGTCGTCGCCCGGATCCTGAAGGACATGGGACTGCTCCGTCGCGACGTGGGGCAGGTGACCATCTTCGCGGCCATGGCCGACGACATCGTCGGATGGCTCGCACTCGGTGTGCTGACCGGGGCCGTGGTCGGACGCGGCTTCGCTCCCGGCGCGCTGGCCACGACGGTCGTGGTCCTGCTGGTCTTCGTGGCGTTCCTGTTCACGCTCGGGCAGCGGCTCACCGACGCGGCGCTCCGCTTGTCGCTGCGACTCACCGACGGCATCGCCGGAGCCCTGACCGTGACCGTGCTGGTGGTGCTGGCCGCGGCGGCGATCACGCAGGCGGCCGGCGTCGAAGCGGTGGTCGGCGCGTTCCTCGCCGGCATCGTCCTGGGCCGCTCACGCTACCGCAAGGCGGAGGTGCTCCAGGCGGTGGAGCTGATGAGCACCGCCGTGTTCGCCCCGCTGTTCTTCGCCACCGCCGGGCTGTACGTCGACCTCGGCACGTTGGGGGAACCGGTCACCGCGGTGTGGACCGCCGTGGTCTTCGTCATCGCGACCGGGTCGAAGCTGGTCGGCACCTACCTCGGCGCCCGTGCCGGGGGCGCCGCCCCCATGGCTGGCGCGGCGATGGGGATCGCGCTCAACGCCCGGGGGGCGCTGGGGATCATCCTGGCGACGGTGGCGCTCAGCATCGGGGTGTTCAACCAGCGCAGCTACACCGTCACGGTGCTGATGGCGCTGGTCACGTCGATGATGGTCCCGCCCCTGCTGCGGCGGATGCTCAACCGGATCTCGACCGGACCTGAGGAAGCGCAACGCCTGCAGCGCGAGGCGTTGCTGAGCGAGAGCGTCGTGGCGGGCGTCGACAGCGCACTGCTTCCCACCCGCGGCGGCCGCAACTCCGAGCTCGCCGCCCGGGTCCTGGACCTGGTCTTGAAGCCGGATGCGTCGGTCACAGTCATGACCGTGGACACCGGCGTGGTCACGGCGGGGCCGGCCTCGGACGCGGCCGCTCGGATCGCCCGGCAACTGGCGGGGCGGCCGATCGAACGCCGCCGCCGGCCCGCGGTCGACGCGGGCGCTGCGATCCTGAAGGAGGCCGGGTTCGCCTACGGCCTGGTCGCGGTCGGTGCCACCGAAGACCTGCGGACCACCCACCGTCTGTCGCCGGTGATCCACGCGATCCTCGCCGGAAGTCCGGTCCCGGTCTTGCTGGTCCGGGCCGGTCGCGGAGGCGCCCGGTTGGGGCGCCTGTTGGTGCCCGCCACCGGGACCCGGATCGGTCGTGGGGCCGAGGAGGTCGCCTACACCCTGGCCGCCCGCACCGGTGCCGAGGTGGACGTCGTGCACGTGATCAGCCGAGCCGACCGGATGGCACTGGCGGCGTGGCAAGGGCAGCCAGCCTTCCAGCTCGAACGGGACGGGTTGCTGGCCCGATCGCTGGAGCTGGCGGCCACGTTCGGGCGGTCGGCGACCGGCTTCACACGGTTGGGTGCAGCCACCGCCGAGACGCTCCTGACCACGGCGGCCGAGCGGGGCGTCGACACGATCGTCCTGGGGGCCAGCGCCCGGGCGCTGGAGGACCAGGCTTTCCTCGGACACGGCACCGAGTACCTGCTCGAGCACGCCGATCAGACCCTGATCGTGGTGGTGTTCCCCGAGACGTGGTAGCGGCTTGCTCGCGCCGGCGACAGCGGGGCGACACCGCCGGCCGCGTCACCGTGACGGTGTGGCGGGCCACGGCGCAGGTCCTCGCCGTATCCTTGCGGTCATGACGATCAGTGTCGTCCTCGCCGAGGACAGCTACTTGGTCCGTGAGGGCGTCCGCCTGCTCATGGAGCAGCAACCCGACCTCGAGCTCGTGGAGGCCTGCGAGGACCTCGACTCGCTCATGACCGCCGTCGCCGAACACCAGCCCGACGTCGTCCTGACCGACATCCGCATGCCGCCGACGGGGACCGACGAGGGCATCCGCGCCGCCGAGGAGCTGCGCACCTCGCACCCCGACGTGGGGGTCGTGGTGTTGAGCCAGTACGCCGAGCCCAGCTACGCCCTGGCACTGTTCGAGCGCGGTTCGGCGGGGCGCGCCTACCTGCTCAAGGAGCGCGTCTCGGACGTCGAGCAGCTCCTCCACGCCGTCCGTGAGGTGGCGTCCGGCGGGTCGGTGATCGACCCCAAGGTCGTCGAGGAGCTCGTGGCGGCTCGCACCCGCAGCGGCGGCAGGCTCCTGGAGCGGCTCACCCCCCGTGAGAAGGAGGTCCTGGCCGAGATCGCGCAGGGCAAGAACAACGCCGCGATCGCCGCGTCGCTGTTCCTGACCGAGCGTGCGGTCGAGAAGCACATCAACTCGATCTTCTCCAAGCTGGGCCTGACCGAGGAGCCCAACACCCACCGGCGCGTCCGGGCGGTGCTCCTGTTCCTCGCCGAGCATCAGCGCTGACCTTTTCGGGGGGGGGGGGGGGTGCTGGCCACACCACACGTTCACGTACCAGCCGGCTGTCGCCCCACCGCCCGTACAGGCAAGATGGGGTGTGATGGGAGAGCCGACCGTGCGCGTACTGATCGTCGATGACCAGGAGCCGTTCCGCCAGGCGGCACGGATGGTCGTCGAGCTGACCGACGGGTTCGAGGTCGTGGGCGAGGCCGAGACCGGCGAGGATTCGGTCGCCCTGGCCGGTGAGCTCGCCCCGGACCTCGTCCTCATGGACGTCAACCTCCCCGGGATCGACGGGTTGGAAGCCACCCGACGCATCCTCGCCCTGCAGGGCGGAACACGGGTCCTGATGCTGTCGACGTACGAGCCCCAGGAGTACGCGCCACGGGCCGTGGAGGCCGGGGCGATCGCCTACATCCCCAAATCCACGTTCGGTCCGGACACGCTCACCGAGGCATGGGAGGCTGCGACCGCGGCGTGACCGGGCCGCCTGCGACCGGCA is a window from the Actinomycetota bacterium genome containing:
- a CDS encoding response regulator transcription factor, with the protein product MTISVVLAEDSYLVREGVRLLMEQQPDLELVEACEDLDSLMTAVAEHQPDVVLTDIRMPPTGTDEGIRAAEELRTSHPDVGVVVLSQYAEPSYALALFERGSAGRAYLLKERVSDVEQLLHAVREVASGGSVIDPKVVEELVAARTRSGGRLLERLTPREKEVLAEIAQGKNNAAIAASLFLTERAVEKHINSIFSKLGLTEEPNTHRRVRAVLLFLAEHQR
- a CDS encoding response regulator transcription factor; this translates as MGEPTVRVLIVDDQEPFRQAARMVVELTDGFEVVGEAETGEDSVALAGELAPDLVLMDVNLPGIDGLEATRRILALQGGTRVLMLSTYEPQEYAPRAVEAGAIAYIPKSTFGPDTLTEAWEAATAA